A portion of the Fusobacterium sp. DD2 genome contains these proteins:
- the hprK gene encoding HPr(Ser) kinase/phosphatase, which produces MNLLNSIKIYNENVSLKDIKNHLNMDVIYEGNMDIKIKSPSVYQIGYELIGFFEVGEELTKYIHIYGRKESRYLNKFTSEERAKIFDNYFKYDFPALIITNESIIFPEMIESAKKHNKTILKSHMRTSATIREVKFFLSQELAEEKMIDGYVCLDVMGIGVLITGYEDAKLGVTIELLERGHRLITDNHLMIKRVAENDLEGYNFFDKSTKDSHFFLNNPKDGSKIDVTTLFGIKATRKMKRVDLLIVLEEWDDKKFYDRLGLDEVMEEFLGEKIPKLTIPVRKGRNLAIIVETAALNYRLKAMGLNSAEYFMRESQKLIMKNKKNQGERNMNGDRLLSVMQLKHQFNLKVLSGEDRLEDTYIQTTSIHRPSLALAGYVENYKDEAYNGVQIFSKAEFKYLNTLPEEERKKNLENYLQFKLPVLVLTADVEVPEYFLDMVKEKNIILCRSSYKKASQVIANFNSYLETYFTPSISVHGVFVELYGFGVLLTGKSGVGKSETALELIHRGHRLIADDLVKFVKETGGDIMGSAANLPYFMEIRGLGIIDIKTLYGLGAVRINKKLDLVIELKEQEREDVYLTAVDYQTSSTRVLGKDIPKMVLYISSGRNAAAMVEIAVMNLMATKLGHDSEKLYKEGLKRMTTEEKQILGISEEEK; this is translated from the coding sequence ATGAATCTCTTGAACAGCATAAAGATTTATAATGAAAATGTAAGTTTAAAGGATATCAAAAATCATCTCAATATGGATGTAATATATGAAGGAAATATGGATATAAAAATAAAAAGTCCAAGTGTATATCAGATAGGATATGAGCTTATAGGATTTTTTGAGGTTGGAGAGGAACTTACAAAATACATTCATATTTATGGAAGAAAAGAATCAAGATATCTTAACAAATTTACAAGTGAAGAGAGAGCAAAGATTTTTGATAACTATTTTAAATATGATTTTCCAGCTCTTATTATAACTAATGAAAGTATCATTTTTCCAGAGATGATAGAAAGTGCTAAAAAACATAATAAGACAATTTTGAAAAGTCATATGAGAACATCTGCAACTATAAGAGAGGTAAAATTCTTTTTGTCTCAGGAACTTGCAGAAGAAAAGATGATAGATGGATATGTGTGCCTTGATGTAATGGGAATAGGAGTTTTAATTACTGGTTATGAAGATGCAAAACTTGGAGTAACTATTGAACTTTTAGAAAGAGGACATAGACTTATTACAGATAACCATCTTATGATAAAAAGAGTTGCAGAAAATGATCTTGAAGGATATAACTTTTTTGATAAGTCCACAAAGGACAGCCACTTTTTCTTAAATAATCCAAAGGATGGAAGTAAGATAGACGTCACAACACTTTTTGGTATTAAAGCAACAAGAAAAATGAAACGAGTGGATCTTTTAATTGTTCTTGAAGAGTGGGATGATAAGAAGTTTTATGATAGATTAGGTCTTGATGAAGTTATGGAAGAGTTTCTTGGTGAGAAAATACCTAAGCTTACTATTCCAGTAAGAAAAGGTAGAAATCTTGCAATTATAGTTGAAACAGCAGCACTTAACTACAGATTAAAAGCAATGGGACTTAATTCGGCAGAGTATTTTATGAGAGAATCTCAAAAGTTGATAATGAAAAATAAAAAAAATCAGGGAGAGCGAAATATGAATGGTGATAGATTACTTTCAGTTATGCAGTTAAAACATCAGTTTAATCTGAAGGTTTTATCTGGAGAAGATAGGTTGGAAGATACTTATATACAGACTACAAGTATTCATAGACCTTCTTTAGCTTTAGCTGGATATGTGGAAAATTATAAAGATGAGGCATATAATGGAGTTCAAATTTTTTCTAAAGCAGAATTTAAATATTTGAATACATTGCCTGAAGAGGAAAGAAAGAAAAATTTGGAGAATTATCTTCAGTTTAAATTGCCAGTATTGGTATTAACTGCAGATGTAGAGGTACCAGAGTATTTTCTGGATATGGTAAAAGAAAAGAATATAATTCTATGCAGAAGTTCTTACAAAAAAGCTTCTCAGGTTATAGCTAATTTCAATAGCTATTTAGAGACATATTTTACTCCAAGTATATCAGTTCATGGAGTTTTTGTTGAACTTTATGGATTTGGAGTACTTTTAACTGGAAAAAGCGGCGTAGGTAAGAGTGAAACAGCTCTGGAACTTATTCATAGAGGACACAGACTTATAGCAGATGACCTTGTTAAATTTGTAAAAGAAACAGGTGGAGACATTATGGGGTCTGCTGCTAATCTTCCATATTTTATGGAAATTAGAGGTTTGGGAATAATAGATATTAAGACCCTTTATGGACTTGGTGCTGTAAGAATTAATAAAAAATTAGACCTTGTAATAGAACTTAAAGAGCAGGAAAGAGAAGATGTTTATCTGACAGCAGTTGACTACCAAACTAGTTCAACAAGAGTATTAGGTAAAGATATTCCTAAGATGGTACTTTATATATCGTCAGGTAGAAATGCTGCTGCAATGGTTGAGATTGCTGTAATGAACCTTATGGCAACTAAACTTGGTCATGACTCTGAAAAACTTTATAAAGAGGGATTAAAGAGAATGACGACTGAAGAAAAGCAGATACTGGGAATAAGTGAGGAGGAAAAGTGA
- a CDS encoding bifunctional oligoribonuclease/PAP phosphatase NrnA, with the protein MNTFQEIKDRIDKSSYVIVTAHVNPDGDAIGAGLALTLALKKIGKKARFVLQDLNPQTTNFLEGIENVEQYSLAENYQNDLTICVDCAAEGRLGSTKALLVGRDSINIDHHISNNSYGTYNYVVDASSTSEIIFSLLKFCNIEIDKAIGEALYTGLVNDTGNFKHDNVRESTFLMAAELKRIGVDNCKIIREFWDTRSFAAIRLVGKAMYEMRFDNEKKLAYYFMSKDVLDKYNGRKEDTEGIVENLLSLREANVSLFLREDKIGFIKGSMRSKNDTDVNEIAALFGGGGHKKAAGFSSTLPGEEIIRIVLEKL; encoded by the coding sequence GTGAACACCTTTCAAGAGATAAAAGATAGAATAGATAAAAGCAGTTATGTTATAGTAACAGCACATGTTAATCCAGATGGAGATGCAATTGGAGCAGGTCTTGCTCTGACACTTGCTTTAAAAAAGATAGGGAAAAAGGCAAGATTTGTTCTTCAGGATTTAAATCCTCAAACAACTAATTTTTTAGAGGGAATAGAAAATGTAGAACAGTATAGTCTAGCAGAAAATTATCAAAATGATTTAACTATCTGTGTTGACTGTGCAGCAGAGGGAAGACTTGGGTCTACAAAAGCTCTGTTAGTAGGAAGAGATAGTATAAATATAGATCATCATATAAGTAATAATAGCTATGGAACGTATAACTATGTTGTAGATGCTTCATCTACAAGTGAGATTATTTTTTCACTGCTTAAATTCTGCAATATAGAGATTGATAAAGCTATTGGTGAGGCACTTTATACAGGTCTTGTAAATGATACAGGAAACTTTAAGCATGACAACGTAAGAGAGTCAACATTTTTAATGGCAGCAGAATTAAAAAGAATTGGTGTAGATAACTGTAAGATCATTAGAGAATTTTGGGATACAAGAAGTTTTGCAGCAATAAGACTTGTTGGAAAAGCTATGTATGAGATGAGATTTGATAATGAAAAGAAATTAGCTTATTACTTTATGAGTAAAGATGTTTTAGATAAGTATAATGGAAGAAAAGAGGATACAGAGGGAATTGTAGAAAATCTTCTTTCATTGAGAGAAGCAAATGTATCTCTCTTTTTAAGAGAAGATAAAATTGGTTTTATTAAAGGTAGTATGAGAAGTAAAAATGATACTGATGTCAATGAGATAGCAGCATTATTTGGTGGTGGAGGGCATAAAAAAGCTGCAGGATTCAGCAGTACCCTTCCAGGTGAAGAGATTATAAGAATAGTACTTGAAAAATTGTAG
- a CDS encoding CsgG/HfaB family protein: MRKILIALALCIFAVGCSDVRSTIKKEDTIEKLRDYDVARENIAPKRRIVIGKIKNYSRFGTQRTDSITKDILVSEFSKSGRFNVLEREDLDAVMEELAFSNSLGQKSILPRQKFLDSDFVVVGSVTKYELNTTGSQSIISKNKEQRAEAAIELKIIDVLNGKVWSETGEGSSTVSFGTVLGTGTYGSYGSLEKEAFRAAVIDGVEKIVKDIDKLPWTAAVIKKTPGTIIINSGAENNLKLGTQVNVYKQGAPVEYRGELLGYEETLVGTATVKSYIETNAATLDYKGVDFSVPAVVKLK; encoded by the coding sequence ATGAGAAAAATACTTATAGCTTTAGCATTATGCATATTTGCAGTAGGGTGCTCTGATGTGAGAAGCACTATAAAAAAAGAAGATACTATTGAAAAATTAAGAGATTACGATGTTGCAAGAGAAAATATTGCACCTAAGAGAAGAATTGTAATAGGAAAGATAAAAAATTATTCCAGATTTGGTACTCAAAGAACAGACAGTATAACAAAGGATATTTTGGTTTCAGAATTTTCAAAATCTGGAAGATTTAACGTTTTAGAGAGAGAGGATTTAGATGCAGTAATGGAAGAGTTGGCATTTTCAAACTCTTTAGGGCAAAAATCTATTCTTCCTAGACAAAAATTCTTAGATTCAGATTTTGTAGTAGTGGGAAGTGTTACAAAATATGAACTGAACACAACAGGTAGCCAGTCTATAATATCTAAGAATAAAGAGCAAAGAGCTGAAGCAGCTATTGAGCTTAAAATTATTGATGTGTTAAATGGAAAGGTATGGAGTGAAACTGGAGAGGGAAGTTCTACAGTATCATTTGGAACAGTTTTAGGTACAGGAACATATGGTTCATATGGAAGTCTGGAAAAAGAAGCATTTAGAGCTGCAGTTATTGATGGAGTTGAGAAAATAGTAAAAGATATTGATAAACTTCCTTGGACAGCAGCAGTTATTAAAAAGACTCCAGGTACCATTATTATAAACTCAGGAGCTGAAAATAATTTAAAACTTGGAACACAGGTAAATGTCTACAAACAGGGAGCACCTGTTGAGTATAGAGGAGAGCTTTTAGGATATGAGGAGACTTTAGTTGGAACAGCAACAGTTAAATCATATATTGAAACAAATGCTGCAACTTTAGATTATAAAGGAGTAGATTTTTCAGTGCCAGCTGTGGTAAAATTAAAATAA
- the sepF gene encoding cell division protein SepF, whose product MEKDFDIVFVKPKRFEDCVKCVEHIKRDKIVHINLLELDAKESQRILDYISGAVYIKGGQIENPGENIFCTIPKNKTYLFEYKTKNENYDEEEEIIPSYKK is encoded by the coding sequence ATGGAAAAAGATTTTGATATTGTTTTTGTAAAACCAAAAAGATTTGAAGATTGTGTTAAATGTGTTGAGCATATTAAAAGAGATAAGATTGTACATATCAATCTTTTAGAATTAGATGCTAAAGAATCTCAAAGAATTCTAGATTATATCTCAGGAGCTGTGTATATTAAAGGTGGACAGATAGAGAACCCAGGAGAAAATATCTTCTGTACAATCCCTAAAAATAAGACATATCTATTTGAGTATAAGACAAAAAATGAAAATTATGATGAGGAAGAAGAGATAATTCCAAGTTATAAAAAATAG
- a CDS encoding TSUP family transporter, whose product MISEALHSMCDGTFIFLLVACFLASFIDAVSGGGGLISLPAYMASGIPPHMALGTNKVSACIATCASSAKFASSGKINWTLMRKIAIFSLIGAFLGVRTILLVSSKYLYPMTVVLLLVVLGYTLMNKKMGEVHEFDELTDKTILYGRIMAFVIGFYDGFFGPGTGSFLIFGLIRIFKMDFPHASGNAKILNLTSNIASVIMFVYFKQVNYLYSVPVGIVMMLGAFLGARTAVTKGTKFIKPMFLTVTSVVLLKMIAEAVFHVDVSALIQNFISSLVS is encoded by the coding sequence ATGATCAGCGAGGCTTTACACAGCATGTGTGACGGAACATTTATATTTTTATTAGTAGCGTGTTTTTTAGCATCTTTTATTGATGCAGTATCTGGTGGTGGGGGATTAATAAGTTTGCCAGCATATATGGCATCTGGAATTCCACCTCATATGGCACTTGGAACAAATAAGGTATCAGCTTGTATAGCTACTTGTGCAAGTAGTGCAAAATTTGCAAGCTCTGGTAAAATCAACTGGACTTTAATGAGAAAAATAGCAATATTCTCACTTATTGGAGCATTTTTAGGTGTTAGAACAATACTTCTTGTAAGCTCAAAATATCTATATCCAATGACAGTGGTACTTCTTTTAGTAGTTCTTGGATATACTTTAATGAATAAAAAAATGGGAGAGGTTCATGAATTTGATGAACTTACAGATAAAACTATTCTTTATGGAAGAATAATGGCTTTTGTAATAGGTTTCTATGATGGGTTCTTTGGACCAGGAACAGGATCATTTTTAATATTTGGACTTATTAGAATATTTAAAATGGATTTCCCTCATGCTAGTGGAAATGCTAAAATATTAAACCTTACAAGTAACATAGCAAGTGTTATTATGTTCGTTTATTTTAAACAGGTAAATTATCTTTATTCAGTACCAGTTGGAATTGTAATGATGCTTGGAGCTTTCTTAGGAGCAAGAACTGCTGTTACAAAAGGAACTAAATTTATAAAACCAATGTTCTTAACAGTAACTTCAGTTGTTCTTTTAAAAATGATAGCAGAAGCTGTTTTCCATGTTGATGTAAGTGCATTGATACAAAACTTTATATCTTCACTAGTAA